Below is a genomic region from Persicimonas caeni.
ACGTCGGTCTTGCTGCTGCAATGCAGCAGCGCCACAGCCCGGCGACCTTGCCGGAAAGCGATCGCTGTGAAGATTTGACGCCGTAGGCGGTGTGCACTGCTCACTTCCCCACTCGCTCGAGGAGTCGCCGTGCCCAAGGTCATCTGGAAGGGACATATCAACTTCGGTTTGGTCAACGTGCCGGTCCGGCTCTACTCGGCCACGCGCAAGCGTAAGCTCGACTTTCACTTGATCGACAAGCGAGATCAGAGCCCGGTGGGATATCTCAAGATCAACAAAGATACGGGTCGGGAGGTACGCCCCGAGGAGGTCGCGCGCGCCATCGAGGTCGATGGCGAGAAGGTTGTCGTGGAAGACGACGACTTCGAGCAGGCCGAGGCCCACACCGCTCAGAATATCGACATCCAGCACTTCGTGCGCCGCGAGCAGATCAACCCGGCGTTTTTCGAAAAGCCCTACTACCTTGCCCCTATGGAAGGGGCCGAGAAGAGTTACACGCTGTTGCGCGAGGTGATCGAGCGCACCGGCCGCGTGGGCATCGCCAAGGTGGTGTTGCGAAAGCGAGAGCACCTGGCTGCGCTGATGGTCCAAGACAACGTGGTGGTACTCGAGATGCTACGCTTTGCCGACGAACTTCGCGACCCCTCCGAGCTCGACCTGCCCGCCGAGAGTGCGGGCGACCTGGGTGTCACCACCGACGCTCTGGAGATGGCGACCGAGCTCGTCCAGCGCATGACCCGAGATTGGAAGCCCGATCAGTACCGCGACGAGTACCGAGAGGAGTTGCTCGAGCTTATCGAGGACAAGGCACGCCGCGCGCGCGCCGGGACCGCGGAGCCATCCTCGCAGCCCGAAGAGAGTCGGCCGACGTCAGGTGAACCGGGAACCACCGAAGGTGCCGACCTGACTGAACGGCTGCGCCAGAGCATCGAGCGCGGAGGCGGCTCCCTCGCCTAAATCGGTTGGCGCGCATCGAGGATCACCCTGAGCTGGGTGAGCAAGTCGCGCGAGCTCATCGGCTTGGCCACAAACGGCAAGTCGGCGAGCAGTTGCTCCTCCTGAAAGAGCTGCGCATCGGTGTAACCGGAGGTCATCACGAACGGGATATGCGAGTAACGGTCGACCAGTTGCTCGCGCAGCTCTTCGGTGCTCAGGTTCGGCAGCACGACGTCGCAGATCACCGCGTCGATGCTATCGTGGTACATGTCGAGCAGCTCGAATGCCTTGATCGGGCCCCGGCTGGCGATGGCATCGTAGCCGTGGCGCTCGAGCACATCGGTCACAAAGTCGAGCACGTCGGGGTCATCCTCGACGACGAGCACCACCTCGTCCCCCTCGAGTTCGACTTGCTCGTCGAACTCCTCGTCCTGTTCGAATTGCACGGGTTCAGCGCGCGGGAAAAAGAGCTTGAAGCATGACCCCTGCTCCGGCCTCGAGGTCACTGCGATGTCTCCTCCTGCATCCGTGATAATGCGGAAGACCGTCGCCAGCCCGAGACCGGTGCCCTGTTTGGCCTCTTTGGTCGTATAAAAGGGTTCGAAGAGATGTTCGAGCACCTCTTCGGTCATGCCCACTCCGGTATCACGCACTTCCAAGACGACCGGGTCATGGCCCAACAGCTCGGCCCGCTCGAGTTTGTCGAGTTCGTCCGGGCGCGCCGAACGGGTCAGCAGCGTGATCGTGCCCTTGCCCTCGATGGCATCGCGAGCGTTGACGGCCAGGTTCAAGATCACCTGCTCCAGATCGCTCGGATCGGCCTCTACATAATAAGACGCACCGTCGACCACGCAGTTCAGGGCGATATTCTCGCCGATGAGGCTGCGCAACATATCGTAAAGGCTATGGACAGCCGCGTTGAGATCGAGGACGCGTGGTTGGCGTACTTTGCGTCGGCTGAAGGTCAAGAGTTGGTCAGCCAGGTGCTGCGCCTTCTCCGAGACGTGGTGAATCTTGCACAGTTGCGCCCGCCGGGCATCGCCGTCGGGCAGGCTGGCCAGCAGCAACTCGGAGTAGCCCTTGATGACCGTCAGATGATTATTGAAGTCGTGGGCGACGCCGCCGGCGAGCAGCCCGAGGGCCTCGAGCTTCTGAGACTGGCGCAGTTGCTCTTGGAGTTGTTTCTGCTCGGAGACGTCTCGCAGAATGGTCGCAAAGCCGACGGCACGGCGCGTGCCAGGCTCCCGAAGAATGATAATCGTGGTTTCGGTCTGATGGGTGGAAGACGAGTCGAGGCTGACGACTGTCAACGGCCCACTCCAAGACCCGCGGGCGCGAACCTGAGGCACGATCTCGCCGAAAAGGCGCGCCGCTTCATCATCGGGGAGAAACTTCTCGACCGCCCGACTGACCGGCTTGCCGTGCTCGACTCCGAACAAGGCACAGCCTGCGGGGTTTAGATAAGTGACCTGCCCCTCCATGTCGGACATGCCAATGATGTCGGTGGCGTTTTCGACGAGCAGGAAAAAGCGCTCGTACTCCGCCTCAGCCAGCCGCTTTTCATCAACTTGGTTCTTCTCGCGCTCGATGCGCTCCAAGGCGACACCGAGCAAGTCACAGACCATCGCGACAAACCTGGTGTGCTCCTCGGTGACTTGATTTGCGTCCTGCCAGAACAGCTCGCAGACGCCCCACGCCTGTCCGCCGGCGCTGATCGCCACCGAAATCCCACTCTTGCAGTCATGTCGAGAAGCGACCGGCGAGGGCAGGAAGCGACTCTCGGTGTCGGTGTCGTCGACCACCAACGGCTCATCGAGTTCCAAGGCGAAGTCGGAGGCTGTTCCGGCGCCGACGTCGACCATGCGGGTGCCCAGCAACGAGTCTTCGACGCCCCAACCGGCCAACAAGTCGAGCCCCTCGCCGTCCGCCGAGCAACGGAGCGCGGCGACGCAATCGACGGCGAGCGGTTCACGCAGAATTTCGACCACGCCAGCCCACAACTCCTCCTCATCGACGGCTTCGAGGGTGCACTTTCCCAGCTCGACCAGCGCAAGCTGCGGGTCACTCAAGTCCTCGGACCAAGATGAGGCCGTCTGCTCCATATTAATCTGTCCCCCCTTTGGGGCGGGCGACGCGCCTACGGGCGTCGGAGTCATGCTGATTCCTCAGGAGGAGTCGCAAATTCGCATGACGAAGCTATGCACAGGCGCGAAGCGTCAATTGATCAGATTTTGATCATGCACCGAATTTGTCGAGGCGCAAGGCGTTGGCCAGCGCCAAGGGCATCAAATCGACCGCCGGAAGCCGAGCGCCCAAGCCGCCGCGTAGGCAGTCGCGCTCGCCGAAGGTTTCGACGCCGTCGGTTCGGCATTGCTCGGACCACAACAGCACCGGCACCGGATGCCAGCTATGGTACGCCAGTTGGGCCGGCGTGGAGTGGTCACCCGTGACAATGACCACGTCGGGCTCCAGATCGAGCAGCGCTTGAAGCTGCGCGTCGGCCTCCTCGATGGCGCGCACCTTGGCTTCGAAGTCTCCGTCTTCACCACGGCTGTCGACGCTCTTCTTGTGAATGAAGAAGAAGTCGTAGTCATCCCAGTGCTCGCGCGCCACGGCAGCCTTCTCTTCGATCGATGCCGGCCCCTCGAGGGTGTCCATCCCCAGAAGCTTGGCGACACCGCGGTACATGGGGTAGCTGGCGATGGCCGCCGAGCGAAGCCCGAAGGCCTCCTGGAAGGTCGGCCAACCGGGACGCTGGGCGAAGCCGCGAAGCAGCAACATATTGGCCGGCGCGTGGTCGGCGAGCTTCTCGGCCGCCTGGTTCAAGAACTCCTTGACCAGCCGCGAGGTCTTCTGCGCAGCCTCGGTGGCCGGCACGGGCTCTTCGGGCTTCTTGCCGGTCTCCTGCGGGTCGGTGTCGTTGATCTCGTCGGACAGACCCTCACCACGCAACACGAAGAGCATGCGGTGCTCTTTGACCGTCTCGATGTGAATCTCGGCCCCTTCGACCTCGATCTCGCGCAGCAACTCGCACAGTTCCTCGTTCTTCTCGGTGCTGATGCGTCCGGCGCGCCGGTCGGTCACCAGGCCCTCGTCGTCGACGGTGCAGAAGTTGCCTCGCGCGGCGACGTCGCCGTGCTGCAAATCGAACTCGACGCCCAGCGCCGACAAAACACCCCGGCCGACCTTGTATTCGGTAGGATCGTAGCCGAACAGACCCAGGTGGCCCGGGCCGCTTCCCGGCGTGATGCCCGGGCCGACGGGCACGTGCAGCCCGCAGATGCCACGGCGAGCCAATTCGTCGAGGTTCGGGGTATTCGCCGCCTCGAGTTCCGTGCGCCCCTGGGGGCCGCTCGGCAGCCCGCCGAGGCCGTCGAGCACCAGAAGCACGATTTTGGAGTCGGCGGGTTTGACCAGATTTTGGATAAACTCGAGTTTCATGACAGCACCTGCCCTGATTGCTGGGTTGTTTTCATTTGTCGCGAAGGCTCCGTGAGCCTAACCGCACAGGCCCTGTGGTCAAGGGTCTTCGATGCCTCGACCCCGCCACGCTCTAGACTGGCTTCGCAGGGTCATGCAGGAATGTCGAATGTGGCAGAGTCGTTTTCGAGCAGGAGCAGCAATTGACCTGCGATCGACCTGGATCTACATTTTTCTTGAAGCAACGCCGCTCTGTGCCGTCGATTCACGGCCTCGGCCTCGTTCCTCCTTTCCATGCAGGCACCGACTCGTGACCACTGCCGACGCCACTTACAACGGAGAGACCAAGCCCCGCAGCAAGTGGGTCGCCATCGCGCTGACCTACCTGTGCCCCGGCCTCGGCTACATGTACGTCGGCGAGTTCATCAAGGGCCTGACCGTCAACCTGCTCTTCTTGTTGATGCTCGAGGTGTTCATCATCTCGTTCAGCATCCTCAAGTTCTTCCCGCTGCTCCCGTTCCTGGTCGTGGTGGCTGCGTGGCTGATCTTCAGCACCCTGATCGCCATGGACATTGCCCAAAAGGCGGACCGCGCCGGCGACAGGTATGTCCTCAAAGGATATAACCACTGGACGATCTACCTGGTCGTGTTCCTGCTCAGCTTCTTGGTGCCCATCGTGCTCACCCTCGACTTCACCCGCTCGAGCCTCTGGACGCTCGAACGGGTCGAGAATGGGGCGATGTACCCGACCATTCAGCCGGGCGATACGGTGCTCGTCGACCTGAACGCCTTTCGTGAAGCCCCGCCGGTGCGCGGCGAGGTAGTCGCGACCGCCCCATCGGAGAGCGATGACTTGCAGTTTCTGAGGGTCGTCGGCGTCCAAGACGACGTGGTGCGCATGGAGGGCAACACCTTGTACGTCAATGACGAGGCCGTGGGACACTCGCCGCTTAAAGAAGAAGAGATCGCCCACGCCGAGC
It encodes:
- the ku gene encoding non-homologous end joining protein Ku gives rise to the protein MPKVIWKGHINFGLVNVPVRLYSATRKRKLDFHLIDKRDQSPVGYLKINKDTGREVRPEEVARAIEVDGEKVVVEDDDFEQAEAHTAQNIDIQHFVRREQINPAFFEKPYYLAPMEGAEKSYTLLREVIERTGRVGIAKVVLRKREHLAALMVQDNVVVLEMLRFADELRDPSELDLPAESAGDLGVTTDALEMATELVQRMTRDWKPDQYRDEYREELLELIEDKARRARAGTAEPSSQPEESRPTSGEPGTTEGADLTERLRQSIERGGGSLA
- a CDS encoding hybrid sensor histidine kinase/response regulator, with the protein product MEQTASSWSEDLSDPQLALVELGKCTLEAVDEEELWAGVVEILREPLAVDCVAALRCSADGEGLDLLAGWGVEDSLLGTRMVDVGAGTASDFALELDEPLVVDDTDTESRFLPSPVASRHDCKSGISVAISAGGQAWGVCELFWQDANQVTEEHTRFVAMVCDLLGVALERIEREKNQVDEKRLAEAEYERFFLLVENATDIIGMSDMEGQVTYLNPAGCALFGVEHGKPVSRAVEKFLPDDEAARLFGEIVPQVRARGSWSGPLTVVSLDSSSTHQTETTIIILREPGTRRAVGFATILRDVSEQKQLQEQLRQSQKLEALGLLAGGVAHDFNNHLTVIKGYSELLLASLPDGDARRAQLCKIHHVSEKAQHLADQLLTFSRRKVRQPRVLDLNAAVHSLYDMLRSLIGENIALNCVVDGASYYVEADPSDLEQVILNLAVNARDAIEGKGTITLLTRSARPDELDKLERAELLGHDPVVLEVRDTGVGMTEEVLEHLFEPFYTTKEAKQGTGLGLATVFRIITDAGGDIAVTSRPEQGSCFKLFFPRAEPVQFEQDEEFDEQVELEGDEVVLVVEDDPDVLDFVTDVLERHGYDAIASRGPIKAFELLDMYHDSIDAVICDVVLPNLSTEELREQLVDRYSHIPFVMTSGYTDAQLFQEEQLLADLPFVAKPMSSRDLLTQLRVILDARQPI
- a CDS encoding 2,3-bisphosphoglycerate-independent phosphoglycerate mutase; amino-acid sequence: MKLEFIQNLVKPADSKIVLLVLDGLGGLPSGPQGRTELEAANTPNLDELARRGICGLHVPVGPGITPGSGPGHLGLFGYDPTEYKVGRGVLSALGVEFDLQHGDVAARGNFCTVDDEGLVTDRRAGRISTEKNEELCELLREIEVEGAEIHIETVKEHRMLFVLRGEGLSDEINDTDPQETGKKPEEPVPATEAAQKTSRLVKEFLNQAAEKLADHAPANMLLLRGFAQRPGWPTFQEAFGLRSAAIASYPMYRGVAKLLGMDTLEGPASIEEKAAVAREHWDDYDFFFIHKKSVDSRGEDGDFEAKVRAIEEADAQLQALLDLEPDVVIVTGDHSTPAQLAYHSWHPVPVLLWSEQCRTDGVETFGERDCLRGGLGARLPAVDLMPLALANALRLDKFGA
- the lepB gene encoding signal peptidase I, with product MTTADATYNGETKPRSKWVAIALTYLCPGLGYMYVGEFIKGLTVNLLFLLMLEVFIISFSILKFFPLLPFLVVVAAWLIFSTLIAMDIAQKADRAGDRYVLKGYNHWTIYLVVFLLSFLVPIVLTLDFTRSSLWTLERVENGAMYPTIQPGDTVLVDLNAFREAPPVRGEVVATAPSESDDLQFLRVVGVQDDVVRMEGNTLYVNDEAVGHSPLKEEEIAHAELDKESGLLAWVEHNQGERYVISVSPRVYTELTMPPTRLASDEYFLLADNRSQVPIQGVQTEERDSQIRDSRNFGKVSGPELAGVPRFIFWSRGPDGSIRWDRIGLRVH